A single region of the Roseivivax sp. THAF197b genome encodes:
- a CDS encoding NepR family anti-sigma factor, which produces MAQEHQKRRQDSVIDDNLKKVYQDMLEQDVPDRFLDLLSQLKAQDDSPKGSSDEVDE; this is translated from the coding sequence ATGGCTCAGGAACACCAGAAGCGGCGGCAGGACAGCGTGATAGATGACAACCTGAAAAAGGTGTACCAGGACATGCTTGAGCAGGATGTCCCGGATCGATTTCTCGACCTTCTTTCTCAATTGAAAGCACAGGACGACAGTCCGAAGGGGTCTTCGGACGAGGTTGACGAATGA
- the acs gene encoding acetate--CoA ligase → MSHHDPHETFAPSAETVSRAHVDAARYEEMYARSISDPEGFWAEQGQRIDWMRAPTKIKDVNFDYGNVSIKWYEDGQLNVAANCIDRHLETRGDQTAIIWEPDDPQEGAQHITYRDLATNVSKMANILKDQGVAKGDRVVIYLPMIPEAAYAMLACARIGAIHSIVFAGFSPDALAQRVNGSDAKCVITADEAPRGGRKTALKANADKALAQCDASVKCLVVRRTGGDVAWDAARDVDVTAAMAEASAECAPEPMDAEDPLFILYTSGSTGQPKGVVHSSGGYLVYAALTHEVTFDYHEGDIYWCTADVGWVTGHSYIIYGPLANGATTLMFEGVPTYPDASRFWQVCEKHKVTQFYTAPTAIRALMGQGNDFVTKCDLSSLRLLGTVGEPINPEAWTWYNDLVGGGRCPIVDTWWQTETGGHLMTPLPGAHATKPGAAMKPFFGIKPVVLEAESGKEIEGNPAEGVLAIADSWPGQMRTVWGDHERFENTYFQQYKGYYFSGDGCRRDEDGDYWITGRVDDVINVSGHRMGTAEVESALVSHDSVAEAAVVGYPHDVKGQGIYCYVTLMSGQEPSDELRKELRNWVRQEIGPIASPDLIQWAPGLPKTRSGKIMRRILRKIAENDYGALGDTSTLAEPEVVDDLIENRMNRG, encoded by the coding sequence ATGAGCCATCACGACCCGCATGAGACGTTTGCGCCGAGCGCGGAGACGGTATCGCGCGCGCATGTGGATGCGGCGCGCTACGAGGAGATGTATGCCCGCTCGATTTCCGATCCGGAGGGGTTCTGGGCCGAGCAGGGTCAGCGCATCGACTGGATGCGCGCGCCCACGAAGATCAAGGACGTGAACTTCGACTACGGCAATGTCTCGATCAAGTGGTACGAGGATGGCCAGCTCAACGTCGCGGCGAATTGCATCGACCGCCATCTCGAGACCCGCGGCGATCAGACTGCGATCATCTGGGAGCCCGATGACCCGCAGGAGGGCGCGCAGCACATCACCTATCGCGACCTCGCGACCAATGTCTCCAAGATGGCCAACATCCTGAAGGACCAGGGCGTGGCCAAAGGTGACCGCGTGGTGATCTACCTGCCGATGATCCCCGAGGCGGCCTATGCCATGCTCGCCTGCGCGCGGATCGGCGCAATCCATTCCATCGTCTTCGCGGGCTTTTCCCCCGATGCGCTGGCGCAGCGCGTGAACGGCTCGGACGCCAAATGCGTCATCACCGCCGACGAGGCCCCGCGCGGCGGGCGCAAGACCGCGCTCAAGGCCAATGCGGACAAGGCGCTGGCGCAATGCGACGCGTCCGTCAAATGCCTTGTCGTGCGCCGCACCGGCGGCGACGTTGCCTGGGACGCGGCCCGCGACGTGGATGTGACAGCCGCCATGGCGGAGGCTTCCGCTGAATGCGCGCCCGAACCCATGGACGCCGAAGATCCCCTTTTCATCCTGTATACGAGCGGCTCGACCGGCCAGCCCAAGGGGGTTGTGCACTCAAGTGGTGGATATTTGGTTTACGCCGCCCTGACCCATGAGGTCACCTTCGATTACCATGAAGGCGACATCTATTGGTGCACCGCAGATGTTGGGTGGGTCACCGGGCACTCCTACATCATCTATGGCCCGCTCGCCAATGGCGCCACCACGCTGATGTTCGAGGGCGTGCCCACCTACCCCGATGCCAGCCGCTTCTGGCAGGTCTGCGAGAAGCACAAGGTCACCCAATTCTACACCGCACCCACGGCGATTCGCGCATTGATGGGCCAGGGCAACGATTTCGTAACGAAATGCGATCTATCCTCGCTGCGACTCCTCGGAACGGTGGGCGAACCGATCAACCCCGAGGCCTGGACCTGGTATAACGATCTGGTCGGTGGCGGGCGCTGCCCGATCGTCGATACCTGGTGGCAGACGGAAACCGGCGGGCACCTGATGACCCCCCTGCCCGGCGCGCATGCAACCAAACCCGGCGCGGCGATGAAGCCGTTCTTCGGGATCAAACCGGTCGTTCTAGAGGCCGAAAGCGGAAAGGAGATCGAGGGCAACCCCGCCGAGGGCGTGCTGGCCATCGCCGATAGCTGGCCCGGCCAGATGCGCACCGTCTGGGGCGATCACGAGCGGTTCGAGAACACCTATTTCCAGCAATACAAAGGCTATTACTTCTCGGGCGATGGCTGCCGCCGGGACGAGGACGGCGATTACTGGATCACCGGCCGGGTCGATGACGTGATCAACGTCTCGGGCCACCGGATGGGCACGGCCGAGGTGGAATCGGCGCTGGTCAGCCACGATTCCGTCGCCGAGGCCGCAGTGGTCGGCTATCCCCATGACGTGAAGGGCCAGGGCATCTATTGCTACGTGACCCTGATGTCTGGCCAGGAGCCCTCGGACGAGCTGCGCAAGGAGCTGCGCAACTGGGTCCGCCAGGAAATCGGCCCCATCGCCTCGCCCGATCTCATCCAATGGGCGCCGGGCCTGCCCAAGACCCGCTCCGGCAAGATCATGCGCCGCATCCTGCGCAAGATCGCCGAAAACGACTACGGCGCCCTGGGCGACACCTCCACCCTCGCCGAGCCAGAGGTCGTCGACGACCTCATCGAAAATCGCATGAACCGCGGGTGA
- a CDS encoding adenylate kinase yields the protein MDGTRNPAKAPVLILLGPPGAGKGTQARKLEAEYGLVQLSTGDMLRAAVKAGTDAGKAAKAKMEAGALVSDETVTQILADRLAEPDTANGVILDGFPRTTAQAETLDHILAARGQQIDAAISLEVDDAEMVTRVSGRFTCASCGEGYHDQYKKPAKAETCDKCGGTEMTRRADDNAETVASRLEAYHAQTAPLIAYYEEKNALHRIPAMGAIDDIARDLADVVQSVRG from the coding sequence ATGGATGGTACACGCAATCCCGCGAAAGCCCCGGTTCTGATCCTTCTCGGCCCTCCGGGGGCCGGGAAAGGCACCCAGGCGCGCAAGCTCGAGGCCGAATACGGCCTCGTCCAACTCTCGACCGGCGACATGCTGCGGGCCGCCGTCAAGGCAGGCACCGACGCCGGGAAAGCGGCCAAGGCGAAGATGGAGGCAGGCGCGCTCGTCTCGGACGAGACCGTCACGCAGATCCTCGCCGACCGGCTGGCCGAGCCTGACACCGCGAACGGCGTCATCCTCGACGGCTTTCCGCGGACCACAGCACAGGCCGAGACGCTCGATCACATCCTCGCCGCGCGCGGCCAGCAGATCGACGCGGCCATCAGCCTCGAGGTCGACGACGCCGAAATGGTGACCCGCGTGTCGGGCCGCTTCACCTGCGCGTCCTGCGGCGAGGGCTATCACGACCAATACAAGAAACCCGCAAAAGCAGAGACCTGCGACAAGTGTGGCGGCACCGAGATGACCCGCCGCGCCGATGACAACGCGGAGACGGTGGCGAGCAGGCTCGAGGCGTATCACGCCCAGACCGCGCCGCTCATCGCCTATTACGAGGAAAAAAACGCGCTCCATCGCATTCCGGCGATGGGCGCCATCGACGACATCGCCCGCGATCTCGCGGACGTGGTCCAAAGCGTGCGCGGCTGA
- a CDS encoding response regulator gives MSQTDLSSEIGQALPYLRRYARALTGSQSTGDQYAAATLEAVLADRSITVGASRPKVGLFQTFHGIWVTTGAPVTDEDTGPLAAAQRHMSRLTTNSREALLLHTIEEFTLAEVGEVMNVGTEEAEILVQTARQEMADAMSGRVLIIEDEAIIAMDLESIVADLGHRVTGVARTRDGAVALGAKETPDLILADIQLADNSSGVDAVNDLLRDLGERPVIFITAFPERLLTGDKPEPAFLISKPYSEEQVRSAISQAMFFSSTETLRA, from the coding sequence ATGTCCCAAACCGACCTGAGCAGCGAGATCGGCCAAGCCCTGCCGTATCTTCGCCGATATGCGCGCGCGCTGACGGGATCGCAGTCAACGGGTGATCAATATGCGGCGGCAACGCTCGAGGCAGTTCTTGCCGATCGCTCCATCACGGTGGGCGCAAGCAGGCCCAAGGTCGGATTGTTCCAGACATTCCACGGTATCTGGGTCACCACGGGCGCGCCCGTGACGGACGAGGATACCGGTCCCCTGGCCGCCGCGCAGCGTCACATGTCGCGCCTGACCACGAACAGCCGCGAGGCGCTCCTGCTCCACACGATCGAGGAATTCACCCTCGCCGAAGTGGGTGAAGTGATGAATGTCGGGACGGAAGAGGCCGAGATCCTCGTACAGACCGCGCGTCAGGAAATGGCGGATGCGATGTCTGGTCGGGTGCTGATCATCGAGGACGAGGCGATCATCGCCATGGATCTCGAAAGCATCGTGGCAGACCTTGGCCACCGGGTCACCGGCGTCGCGCGCACACGTGATGGCGCGGTCGCACTTGGCGCGAAGGAAACGCCCGACCTGATCTTGGCCGACATCCAGCTTGCGGATAACTCGTCGGGCGTGGATGCGGTCAACGACCTCCTGCGCGATCTGGGCGAACGTCCGGTGATCTTCATCACGGCCTTCCCCGAGCGGCTTCTGACCGGCGACAAGCCCGAGCCCGCCTTCCTGATTTCGAAGCCCTATTCCGAGGAGCAGGTCCGCTCCGCGATCAGCCAGGCGATGTTCTTCTCCTCGACGGAGACGCTGCGCGCCTGA
- a CDS encoding C4-dicarboxylate TRAP transporter substrate-binding protein produces the protein MTSLTVKLTASALALSFATEAAATEWNVSVWGKRRAFTEHIHKLAELVEQKSDGGFTMNISYGGLSNNRENLDGISIGAFEMAQFCAGYHPDKNRAITVLELPFLGVSNLDEEVAVSHAVYDHPAVAEEMAQWNAKMVMTSPMPQYNLVGTGEARDELAEFDGMRVRATGGLGEAFAAVGGVPTSVTSSEAYQAMESGVVDTVAFAQHAHLSFGTINQADWWTANLNPGTVNCPVVVNIDAYESLSDEEREIFDSSVPEAIDHYLANYGELLDRWNAVLEEKGVTAVQISEDELAKFEEVAGGPIQQAWIEEMNAQGMPGQELFDLVMTTLEEQRASN, from the coding sequence ATGACATCACTCACGGTCAAACTGACCGCATCCGCGCTCGCGCTCAGCTTCGCAACCGAAGCCGCAGCCACCGAATGGAACGTCTCCGTCTGGGGCAAGCGCCGTGCCTTCACCGAGCACATCCACAAGCTGGCCGAGCTCGTGGAGCAGAAGTCCGATGGCGGCTTCACGATGAACATTTCCTATGGCGGTCTGTCCAACAACCGCGAGAACCTCGACGGCATCTCCATCGGCGCCTTCGAGATGGCGCAGTTCTGCGCAGGCTATCACCCCGACAAGAACCGCGCGATCACCGTGCTGGAATTGCCGTTCCTCGGCGTCTCCAACCTCGATGAGGAAGTCGCGGTCAGCCATGCCGTCTACGATCATCCCGCCGTGGCCGAAGAGATGGCGCAGTGGAATGCCAAAATGGTGATGACCTCGCCGATGCCGCAATACAACCTCGTGGGCACGGGCGAGGCGCGCGACGAGCTTGCGGAGTTCGACGGTATGCGCGTGCGCGCAACCGGCGGTCTGGGCGAAGCCTTCGCGGCCGTGGGCGGCGTTCCGACCTCTGTGACCTCGTCCGAGGCATACCAGGCGATGGAATCGGGTGTCGTCGACACCGTGGCCTTCGCCCAGCACGCGCACCTGTCGTTCGGCACGATCAACCAGGCCGATTGGTGGACCGCGAACCTCAACCCGGGCACCGTTAACTGCCCCGTCGTGGTCAATATCGATGCCTATGAGAGCCTGTCGGACGAGGAGCGCGAGATCTTCGACAGCTCCGTGCCCGAGGCCATCGATCATTACCTGGCCAATTACGGCGAACTTCTGGACCGCTGGAATGCCGTTCTGGAAGAGAAGGGCGTGACCGCGGTGCAGATTTCCGAAGACGAGCTTGCCAAGTTCGAGGAAGTCGCCGGTGGTCCGATCCAGCAGGCCTGGATCGAGGAAATGAACGCGCAGGGCATGCCCGGTCAGGAACTCTTCGACCTGGTCATGACCACGCTCGAGGAGCAACGCGCCTCCAACTGA
- a CDS encoding TRAP transporter small permease subunit, which translates to MAGSAKVLEDDSLLSRLDRKLAKLEWLFALISGIFAFGLMVLAVVSVTGRNGFNEPLPGYVDWIEAFMPLIAILGISYVQRVGGHIRMDIVIGQLRGRLLWIAEFITTFGILLLMLALVWGTWAHFDRSFDFSAPMWSRDSSIDIGLPIWPAKLVVPVAFSVMSVRLVLQLWGYGRAILSGTANPVAVPLIQSAAEIAAEEAEMLSQRD; encoded by the coding sequence ATGGCCGGAAGTGCCAAGGTTCTCGAAGATGACAGCCTGCTGAGCCGTCTCGACCGCAAACTTGCAAAGCTCGAATGGCTTTTCGCCCTGATCTCGGGGATTTTTGCCTTCGGGTTGATGGTTCTCGCGGTGGTGTCGGTGACCGGGCGGAACGGCTTCAACGAGCCCTTGCCGGGCTATGTCGACTGGATCGAGGCCTTCATGCCGTTGATCGCCATCCTCGGCATCTCCTACGTGCAGCGCGTGGGCGGGCATATCCGCATGGACATCGTGATTGGGCAGTTGCGCGGACGGCTGTTGTGGATCGCCGAGTTCATCACGACCTTCGGCATCCTGCTTTTGATGCTGGCCCTCGTCTGGGGCACCTGGGCGCATTTCGACCGGTCGTTCGATTTCAGCGCGCCGATGTGGAGCCGGGACAGCTCCATCGATATCGGGCTGCCGATCTGGCCTGCGAAACTTGTCGTGCCGGTGGCCTTCTCGGTCATGTCGGTGCGGCTTGTCCTGCAATTATGGGGATACGGCCGCGCGATCCTGTCGGGCACGGCCAATCCCGTCGCCGTGCCGCTGATCCAGTCCGCCGCTGAGATCGCCGCCGAAGAAGCCGAAATGCTGAGCCAGAGGGACTGA
- a CDS encoding TRAP transporter large permease has protein sequence MDPIDIGLWVTGGLLVMVVLGMRVAFAAALAGVIGLIWIFWEKKDFAADEFTWALTVAVKTAGQVPHGKVASQALSLIPTFILIGYLAYYAGLTRALFEAAKRWIAWVPGGLAVSTVFATAGFAAVSGASVATAAVFARIAIPEMLKVGYDKRFAAGVVAAGGTLASLIPPSAILVIYAIIVEQDVGKLLLAGFIPGMFSALIYALLIIGLALTLKNFGPPVTGFTWRQRFSALPPALPIVAVVVIIICFVYNPFGGDAWGTPTEGGAIGAFIVFLMAVYRGMRWRELKDALVETAKLSIMIFSIIWGVLIYVRFLGFADLPSAFSDWITALEYSPMLILVCILLAYAVLGMFMDAIGMLLLTLPVVYPAVMALNGGEFVSAADSTFGMSGPMCAVWFGILVVKMAEFCLITPPIGLNCFVVAGVRPDLSVQDVFRGVTPFFIADGITIALLVAFPAIVLWLPSLAS, from the coding sequence ATGGATCCTATCGATATCGGTCTCTGGGTCACGGGTGGCCTTCTTGTCATGGTCGTACTCGGCATGCGCGTCGCTTTCGCGGCAGCCTTGGCCGGGGTCATCGGCCTCATCTGGATTTTCTGGGAGAAGAAGGATTTTGCCGCGGACGAGTTCACCTGGGCGCTGACCGTCGCGGTGAAGACCGCAGGGCAGGTGCCGCATGGCAAGGTGGCAAGCCAGGCGCTGAGCCTTATCCCGACCTTCATCCTGATCGGCTATCTGGCCTATTACGCGGGCCTCACGCGCGCGCTCTTCGAGGCGGCCAAGCGCTGGATCGCCTGGGTGCCGGGCGGGCTGGCCGTTTCAACGGTCTTCGCGACGGCGGGCTTTGCGGCGGTGTCGGGCGCATCCGTCGCCACGGCGGCGGTCTTTGCGCGCATCGCCATCCCGGAAATGCTGAAAGTCGGCTATGACAAGCGCTTTGCCGCGGGCGTCGTGGCGGCAGGCGGCACGCTCGCCTCGCTGATCCCGCCCTCGGCGATCCTCGTGATCTACGCGATCATCGTTGAGCAGGATGTGGGCAAGCTGCTGCTCGCGGGCTTCATCCCGGGCATGTTCTCGGCTCTAATCTATGCGCTCCTGATCATCGGGCTTGCGCTGACGCTGAAGAATTTCGGCCCGCCCGTGACCGGGTTCACGTGGCGCCAGCGCTTTTCGGCGCTGCCGCCCGCGCTGCCCATTGTGGCCGTGGTCGTGATCATCATCTGCTTCGTCTACAACCCGTTTGGCGGCGATGCCTGGGGCACGCCCACCGAGGGCGGCGCAATCGGCGCCTTCATCGTCTTCCTGATGGCGGTCTATCGCGGCATGCGCTGGAGGGAGCTGAAGGATGCGCTGGTCGAGACGGCGAAGCTTTCGATCATGATCTTCTCGATCATCTGGGGCGTGCTGATCTACGTGCGCTTCCTGGGCTTTGCGGATCTGCCAAGCGCGTTTTCCGACTGGATCACGGCGCTGGAATATTCGCCAATGCTGATCCTGGTCTGCATCCTCCTGGCCTATGCGGTGCTTGGCATGTTCATGGACGCCATCGGGATGCTGCTGCTGACGCTGCCTGTCGTCTACCCGGCGGTCATGGCGCTGAATGGCGGCGAATTCGTGAGTGCCGCCGACAGCACCTTCGGCATGTCGGGGCCGATGTGCGCGGTCTGGTTCGGCATCCTTGTGGTGAAGATGGCCGAGTTCTGCCTGATCACACCGCCCATCGGGCTCAATTGCTTCGTGGTGGCGGGCGTGCGGCCCGACCTGTCGGTGCAGGACGTATTCCGCGGTGTGACGCCGTTCTTCATCGCCGACGGCATCACCATCGCGCTGCTGGTGGCCTTCCCGGCGATCGTGCTCTGGTTGCCATCGCTGGCAAGCTAG
- a CDS encoding sodium:solute symporter family protein, translated as MDQTTINIIFVGLSFALYIGIAIWARAGSTSDFYAAGRGVHPVTNGMATAADWMSAASFISMAGLIAFTGYDNSTYLMGWTGGYVLLALLLAPYLRKFGKYTVSEFIGDRFYSPTARLVAVICLIVASVTYVIGQMTGVGVAFGRFLEVSNTTGLLIGAVVVFAYAVFGGMKGVTYTQVAQYCVLIMAYTIPAIFISLQLTGNPIPALGLFGEHQASGLPLLERLDQIVTELGFSEYTAHNGDTFNMLLFTLSLMIGTAGLPHVIMRFFTVPRVADARWSAGWALVFIALLYLTAPAVGAMARLNITELFWPEGTDGQAVAVEQIAEDPAYDWMATWQQTGLLGWEDKNGDGRIQFYNDGDAAMQERAAAEGWEGNELTNFNRDILVLANPEIANLPGWVIGLVAAGGLAAALSTAAGLLLAISSAVSHDLVKGRFAPNISEKGELLSARIAMAVSIVVATYLGLNPPGFAAQTVALAFGLAAASIFPALMMGIFSTKINNRGAVAGMLAGLIVTLIYIFLHKGWFFIPDTNSFTDADPLLGTIKSTSFGAVGAMVNFIVAYVVSSMTKPVPEEIRELVESVRVPRGAGTAQDH; from the coding sequence ATGGATCAGACAACGATCAATATCATCTTCGTGGGCCTCAGCTTCGCGCTCTATATCGGCATCGCCATCTGGGCGCGCGCGGGCTCGACCTCGGACTTCTACGCCGCCGGTCGCGGCGTGCATCCCGTCACCAACGGCATGGCCACGGCGGCGGACTGGATGTCTGCAGCTTCCTTCATCTCGATGGCGGGCCTCATCGCCTTCACGGGCTACGACAACTCGACCTACCTGATGGGTTGGACCGGCGGTTACGTGCTGCTTGCCCTGCTGCTCGCGCCTTACCTGCGCAAGTTCGGCAAATACACGGTGTCGGAATTCATCGGCGACCGCTTCTACAGCCCGACCGCGCGTCTTGTCGCGGTGATCTGCCTGATCGTCGCCTCGGTGACCTACGTGATCGGCCAGATGACCGGTGTGGGCGTGGCCTTCGGTCGCTTCCTCGAGGTGAGCAACACCACCGGCCTTCTGATCGGCGCCGTCGTCGTCTTCGCTTACGCGGTGTTCGGCGGCATGAAGGGTGTGACCTACACGCAGGTCGCGCAGTATTGCGTGCTGATCATGGCCTACACGATCCCGGCCATCTTCATCTCGCTGCAGCTCACCGGCAACCCGATCCCGGCGCTGGGTCTCTTCGGCGAGCACCAGGCCTCGGGCCTGCCGCTCCTGGAGCGTCTCGACCAGATCGTGACCGAACTCGGCTTCTCCGAGTACACGGCGCATAACGGCGATACGTTCAACATGCTGCTCTTCACGCTGTCGCTGATGATCGGCACGGCGGGTCTGCCGCACGTCATCATGCGCTTCTTTACCGTGCCGCGCGTGGCCGACGCCCGTTGGTCGGCCGGTTGGGCGCTGGTCTTCATCGCGCTTCTCTACCTCACCGCGCCTGCGGTCGGTGCGATGGCACGCCTCAACATCACCGAGCTGTTCTGGCCCGAGGGCACGGACGGTCAGGCGGTCGCGGTCGAGCAGATTGCGGAAGATCCCGCCTATGACTGGATGGCCACCTGGCAGCAGACCGGCCTTCTGGGCTGGGAAGACAAGAACGGCGACGGACGCATCCAGTTCTACAATGACGGCGATGCAGCCATGCAGGAGCGCGCAGCGGCCGAGGGATGGGAAGGCAACGAGCTGACCAACTTCAACCGCGACATCCTCGTGCTTGCGAACCCCGAGATTGCCAATCTGCCCGGCTGGGTGATCGGCCTCGTGGCAGCAGGCGGCCTAGCGGCGGCCCTGTCGACGGCGGCGGGCCTTCTGCTCGCGATCTCCTCGGCGGTCTCTCATGACCTCGTGAAGGGTCGCTTCGCTCCGAACATCTCGGAGAAGGGCGAGCTTCTGAGCGCCCGGATCGCGATGGCAGTGTCGATCGTGGTCGCCACCTATCTGGGTCTGAACCCGCCGGGCTTTGCGGCGCAGACCGTGGCGCTGGCCTTCGGCCTTGCGGCAGCCTCGATCTTCCCGGCGCTGATGATGGGCATCTTCTCCACGAAGATTAACAACCGCGGTGCGGTGGCGGGCATGCTCGCCGGTCTCATCGTGACGCTCATCTACATCTTCCTGCACAAGGGCTGGTTCTTCATCCCCGACACCAACAGCTTCACCGATGCAGATCCCCTGCTCGGCACGATCAAGTCGACCTCGTTCGGCGCTGTGGGTGCGATGGTGAACTTCATCGTGGCCTACGTGGTCTCGTCGATGACCAAGCCCGTTCCGGAAGAGATCCGCGAGCTGGTGGAAAGCGTCCGCGTCCCGCGCGGTGCGGGCACGGCGCAGGATCACTGA
- a CDS encoding DUF4212 domain-containing protein: MADKIPTDGAAYWKANVRLILISLVIWAAVSFGFGILLRPALSGISVGGTDLGFWFAQQGSILVFLGLIFFYAWRMNKLDRQFGVDEE, encoded by the coding sequence ATGGCGGACAAGATACCCACCGACGGCGCGGCCTACTGGAAGGCCAACGTGCGTCTCATTCTCATCAGCCTGGTCATATGGGCCGCCGTCAGCTTCGGCTTCGGCATCCTGCTGCGCCCGGCCCTCTCGGGCATTTCCGTGGGCGGCACCGATTTGGGCTTCTGGTTCGCGCAGCAAGGCTCGATCCTAGTCTTTCTCGGCCTGATCTTCTTCTACGCCTGGCGCATGAACAAGCTCGACCGTCAATTCGGCGTGGACGAGGAGTAA
- a CDS encoding RNA polymerase sigma factor, protein MNADPRDEIVEHLPALRAFALSLTRNGSLADDMVQDALVKAWTKIHTFEAGTNMRAWLFTILRNTYYSNRRKAGREVGDADGLLTETLSEKPAHDGRLQMKDFMRAFQTLNDEQREALVLVGASGFSYEEAADMCGVAVGTIKSRTNRARARLTELLHLSDEEAFELTDQATLAVVSGSSSSTAR, encoded by the coding sequence ATGAATGCAGATCCCCGTGACGAGATCGTGGAGCATTTGCCCGCGCTCCGGGCGTTTGCCCTCTCGCTGACCCGCAACGGATCGCTGGCCGATGACATGGTGCAAGATGCACTGGTCAAGGCCTGGACCAAGATCCACACGTTTGAGGCGGGCACGAACATGCGGGCTTGGTTGTTTACCATCCTGCGCAACACCTATTATTCCAACAGGCGCAAAGCGGGCCGCGAGGTCGGGGATGCGGACGGTCTTTTAACCGAAACTCTGTCCGAAAAGCCCGCCCATGACGGCCGCCTTCAGATGAAGGACTTCATGCGCGCATTCCAGACACTGAACGACGAACAGCGCGAAGCGCTTGTGCTTGTCGGTGCGTCGGGCTTTTCCTACGAGGAAGCGGCAGACATGTGCGGCGTCGCGGTCGGCACCATCAAGAGCCGGACAAACCGCGCCCGTGCGAGGCTGACGGAATTGCTGCATCTCAGCGACGAGGAAGCCTTCGAACTCACAGACCAGGCAACCCTCGCGGTTGTCTCCGGAAGCTCGTCGTCAACGGCGCGTTAA